From a region of the Pseudanabaena sp. ABRG5-3 genome:
- a CDS encoding NAD-dependent succinate-semialdehyde dehydrogenase, producing the protein MAIASINPVTGEVLKTFEPLTDEQLEHKLALADRTFATYKQTSFRDRAQWMHQAADILEAKKTEFGIIMTLEMGKTLKSAIAEIEKCANLCRFYAEQAPIFLADTPAQTDASRTIIRYQPLGIILAVMPWNFPFWQVFRFAVPALMAGNVGLLKHASNVPQCALAIAEVFHAAGIPEGAFQTLLIGADRVAGLVADSRVKAATLTGSEPAGQSLAAIAGHHLKKVVLELGGSDPFIVLKSADLELAVNTAVTARVMNNGQTCIAAKRFILEEAIADQFTSKFVEKFKALKVGDPMQPETDVGPLATPQILNELDAQVKTTVDAGAKLLVGGYRLKEKGNFYAPTILDKIPLGAPPYQEEFFGPVASIFRVQNLDEAIALANSTSFGLGASFWSNDPQEIEQAIEQIEAGAVFVNGMVKSDPRVPFGGIKRSGFGRELGIEGIREFVNIKTIWIK; encoded by the coding sequence CGGGAGAAGTGTTAAAGACCTTTGAGCCTTTGACGGATGAGCAACTTGAACATAAGCTAGCACTCGCCGATCGCACCTTTGCCACCTATAAACAGACGAGTTTTCGCGATCGCGCCCAATGGATGCACCAAGCCGCCGATATTCTGGAAGCTAAGAAAACTGAATTCGGGATCATCATGACCCTTGAGATGGGGAAAACGCTCAAAAGTGCGATCGCCGAAATTGAGAAGTGCGCCAATCTTTGCCGTTTTTACGCCGAACAAGCACCGATTTTTTTAGCCGATACTCCTGCCCAAACCGATGCTAGTCGCACGATCATTCGCTATCAACCTTTAGGAATTATCCTCGCAGTCATGCCTTGGAACTTTCCTTTTTGGCAGGTGTTTCGCTTTGCTGTACCTGCACTTATGGCAGGGAATGTGGGACTACTAAAGCACGCCTCAAATGTGCCGCAATGTGCCTTAGCGATCGCTGAAGTCTTCCATGCCGCAGGCATACCTGAAGGTGCATTTCAAACCCTGTTAATTGGGGCGGATCGCGTAGCGGGACTAGTTGCCGACTCAAGGGTAAAAGCAGCGACATTGACAGGAAGTGAACCTGCGGGACAAAGCTTAGCCGCGATCGCAGGACATCATCTCAAAAAAGTAGTATTGGAACTTGGGGGCAGCGATCCATTTATTGTGCTTAAAAGTGCGGATTTGGAATTGGCGGTAAATACTGCGGTAACAGCGCGAGTGATGAACAATGGGCAGACCTGTATTGCTGCGAAGAGATTTATTCTTGAAGAAGCGATCGCTGATCAGTTCACCTCCAAATTTGTGGAGAAATTCAAAGCTTTGAAAGTAGGAGATCCGATGCAGCCTGAAACCGATGTGGGGCCTCTTGCTACGCCGCAAATCTTGAATGAACTGGATGCACAGGTGAAAACTACTGTTGATGCAGGGGCAAAGCTTTTAGTTGGTGGCTATCGTCTTAAAGAGAAGGGGAATTTCTATGCGCCAACGATTCTTGACAAGATTCCCCTTGGTGCACCACCTTATCAAGAAGAATTTTTTGGTCCCGTTGCTTCTATATTTCGAGTGCAGAATCTTGATGAGGCGATCGCGCTAGCCAATAGTACTAGTTTTGGCTTAGGGGCAAGCTTTTGGAGTAATGATCCACAGGAAATCGAACAGGCGATCGAACAAATCGAGGCGGGAGCAGTCTTTGTAAATGGGATGGTCAAATCCGATCCGCGTGTTCCCTTTGGGGGCATCAAGCGATCGGGCTTTGGACGTGAATTGGGAATTGAAGGTATTCGCGAATTCGTGAATATCAAAACTATTTGGATTAAGTAA
- a CDS encoding acetolactate synthase large subunit has product MNTAELLVKCLENEGVEYIFGLPGEENMAVLNALENSSIKFITTRHEQGAAFMADVYGRLTGKPGVCLSTLGPGATNLMTGVADANLDCAPLIAITGQVGTDRMHTNSHQYLDLVAMFEPVTKWNAQVVRPSITPEIVRKAFKLAKSEKPGAVHIDLPENIADMEVDAKPLLIKDDRHPMYASYRSLSEAAILIAQAKNPLILVGNGAIRSHASQAVTDFATRLNIPVANTFMGKGVIPYRHPLALWSLGLQQRDIINCAFDETDLVIAIGYDLIEYSPKKWNPNSTIPIIHIAELSAEVDSSYMPQVEIVGDISDSLVEIMHRCDRTGMTDPHAIALRPQILATYEQYAHDEEFPIKPQKIVYDLRQVMGAEDVVISDVGAHKMWMARHYHCDRPNTCIISNGFAAMGIAIPGAIAAKLVNPDRKIVAVTGDGGFMMNMQELETATRIGTNFVTLIFNDGGYGLIEWKQQIHYGKSSFIKFGNPDFVKLAESMGLKGYRVNSAIDLIPTLKEALEQNVPAVIDCLVDYRENMRFSRKVGELSCPL; this is encoded by the coding sequence ATGAATACCGCAGAACTATTAGTCAAATGTCTAGAGAATGAAGGAGTCGAATATATTTTCGGACTTCCGGGGGAAGAGAATATGGCAGTTCTCAATGCCCTTGAGAATTCATCAATCAAATTTATTACCACTCGCCATGAGCAAGGGGCAGCCTTCATGGCAGATGTCTATGGCAGACTCACAGGCAAACCGGGGGTATGCCTATCGACGCTAGGGCCGGGAGCCACAAATTTAATGACAGGAGTTGCTGATGCGAACTTAGACTGCGCTCCCTTGATCGCAATCACAGGACAGGTGGGAACCGATCGAATGCACACCAATTCCCATCAATATCTCGATCTGGTGGCTATGTTTGAGCCTGTGACCAAATGGAATGCTCAAGTAGTCCGTCCTAGCATCACTCCTGAAATTGTGCGTAAAGCATTTAAGCTCGCCAAGTCAGAGAAACCGGGAGCCGTACATATTGACTTACCTGAAAATATTGCTGATATGGAAGTTGATGCAAAACCCTTATTGATTAAGGACGATCGCCATCCTATGTATGCTTCCTATCGTAGTCTTTCCGAAGCTGCTATCCTGATTGCACAGGCAAAAAATCCTCTAATTTTGGTAGGGAATGGGGCAATTCGTTCCCATGCTAGCCAAGCTGTCACTGACTTTGCAACACGCTTAAATATCCCTGTCGCTAATACCTTCATGGGCAAAGGTGTTATTCCCTACCGCCATCCTCTAGCCCTATGGTCATTGGGATTACAGCAAAGAGATATTATTAACTGCGCCTTTGATGAAACGGATTTGGTGATTGCTATCGGTTATGACCTCATCGAATACTCACCGAAGAAATGGAATCCTAATAGTACAATTCCCATTATTCACATCGCTGAATTATCGGCGGAAGTGGATAGTAGCTATATGCCACAGGTGGAAATCGTTGGCGATATTTCTGACTCATTAGTAGAAATTATGCACCGTTGCGATCGCACAGGCATGACCGACCCTCACGCGATCGCCTTACGTCCGCAGATTTTAGCAACCTATGAGCAATATGCCCATGATGAAGAATTTCCGATTAAACCGCAAAAAATTGTCTATGACCTGCGCCAAGTGATGGGAGCCGAGGATGTGGTGATTTCCGATGTGGGCGCACATAAAATGTGGATGGCGAGACATTACCACTGCGATCGCCCCAATACCTGTATTATTTCCAATGGTTTTGCTGCGATGGGTATCGCGATTCCGGGGGCGATCGCAGCAAAATTAGTAAATCCCGATCGCAAGATTGTCGCAGTGACAGGCGATGGTGGCTTCATGATGAATATGCAGGAACTAGAAACGGCTACCCGCATTGGTACAAATTTTGTCACCTTGATCTTCAATGATGGTGGCTATGGACTGATCGAGTGGAAGCAACAAATTCATTATGGCAAATCCTCATTTATTAAATTTGGGAATCCTGACTTTGTGAAACTCGCCGAGAGTATGGGGCTAAAAGGCTATCGAGTTAATTCAGCGATCGATCTGATTCCAACTCTCAAAGAGGCTCTGGAACAGAATGTTCCCGCCGTGATCGATTGTCTCGTTGATTATCGCGAAAATATGCGCTTCTCCCGCAAGGTTGGCGAATTATCTTGTCCCCTTTAA
- a CDS encoding DUF3474 domain-containing protein: MSSTTIHRINLENPLTDTSSTAQTELPFTFQDVKSAIPAECFAPNVWRSLAYFFADTAIIVGLYAAAVYIDAWWFYPIFWFATGTMFWAFFVVGHDCGHGSFSRLKWLNNLIGHLTHIPILVPYHGWRISHRTHHQNTGNIDTDESWYPVTETQYKQMDWLGKFIRFDALLLAYPLYLFKRSPARPTASHFMPNNDLFRESETQDIITSTSLWLAMVGFLGYLGVTYGFLFLFKFYIVPYLIFVVWLDLVTYLHHTEADIPWYRGKDWYFLKGALSTIDRDYGIFNDIHHNIGTHVAHHIFIGIPHYHLKTATEAIKPVLGKYYRVSNVPIWKAFFTSQKECIFVPDSGTGVYYQSDKD; encoded by the coding sequence GTGTCGTCTACGACTATTCATCGGATCAATCTAGAAAACCCTCTTACCGATACATCTTCAACAGCTCAAACTGAACTTCCGTTTACCTTTCAAGATGTAAAGTCTGCTATTCCTGCTGAATGTTTTGCTCCTAATGTATGGCGATCGCTCGCCTATTTTTTTGCCGATACCGCAATTATTGTGGGGTTGTATGCGGCTGCGGTATATATAGATGCTTGGTGGTTTTATCCTATTTTCTGGTTTGCCACGGGGACAATGTTTTGGGCTTTCTTCGTCGTCGGTCACGACTGCGGACATGGTTCCTTCTCTCGTTTGAAATGGCTAAATAACCTGATTGGACACCTAACTCATATTCCTATTCTCGTTCCTTATCACGGTTGGCGCATTAGTCATCGCACCCATCACCAAAATACAGGAAATATTGATACCGATGAAAGTTGGTATCCTGTTACTGAAACTCAATATAAACAAATGGATTGGCTGGGCAAATTCATTCGTTTCGATGCCCTGTTGTTGGCCTATCCTCTTTATTTATTTAAGCGATCGCCTGCACGTCCTACTGCTTCCCATTTCATGCCCAATAATGATCTTTTCCGCGAATCGGAAACTCAAGACATTATCACTAGCACTAGCCTTTGGTTAGCAATGGTCGGCTTTTTGGGATACTTAGGCGTTACCTATGGTTTCCTATTCCTATTCAAGTTCTATATCGTTCCTTATCTAATCTTTGTTGTATGGTTGGATCTTGTCACCTACCTGCATCACACTGAAGCTGATATTCCTTGGTATCGCGGCAAAGATTGGTATTTCTTAAAGGGAGCGCTTTCGACGATTGATCGTGATTACGGCATTTTCAACGATATTCATCACAATATCGGTACTCACGTTGCCCATCACATCTTTATTGGCATTCCTCACTATCACCTCAAAACTGCTACGGAAGCGATTAAACCAGTTTTAGGTAAATATTACCGAGTGTCTAATGTGCCAATCTGGAAAGCTTTCTTTACTTCTCAAAAGGAATGTATTTTTGTTCCTGATTCAGGTACTGGAGTATATTACCAATCTGATAAAGATTAG
- a CDS encoding RecQ family ATP-dependent DNA helicase — protein MGEISGEWTKVQQTFQKIWGYKDLRQSQREIVASLMQGQDSLAIMATGGGKSICFQLPAILNEGLTLVISPLLALMEDQVRDLRSRNLPAATLHSNLSQTARREVLRNLANIRLLYISPETLLSQPVWEKLCDRQLKITGLMLDEAHCLVQWGDSFRPSYRRLGAVRSALIQQKPDNHPRISLAAFTATADVDATAELKSCLQMENPHLVRTSPYRSHLSLKVEIAWTPAGRKSRTLKFIRDRKGQSGLIYVRSRGDAEKLAAWLQDNSLATAAYHAGLPPQERRHIEQQWLNNQYPFVICTSAFGLGINKPDTRWVLHFHPPLTLSEYIQEIGRAGRDDKPAEALMLVSEPTGLLDDSDRQRVNFFLQQQQKLQQQAQLLLPQLPRRGNFVEVTKLHPDAAIALGLLHRAGNLVWLTPFEYEIYNLPQQQQKIKQAVGVQSAVAQMQDYIRVKGDRWAFLLNNFGFEEEAKLLLKSKN, from the coding sequence ATGGGCGAAATATCTGGAGAATGGACAAAAGTTCAGCAAACATTTCAAAAGATTTGGGGATATAAGGATTTACGCCAATCTCAGCGTGAGATAGTTGCCAGCTTAATGCAGGGTCAAGATAGTTTGGCAATTATGGCTACAGGTGGGGGAAAGTCTATTTGTTTTCAGTTGCCTGCGATCCTGAATGAAGGTTTAACTCTGGTGATTTCCCCCCTACTAGCTTTGATGGAAGATCAGGTGAGGGATTTACGATCACGCAATTTACCCGCAGCCACCTTGCATAGCAACCTATCGCAGACAGCGCGTCGAGAAGTATTACGCAACCTCGCTAATATTCGTTTACTTTACATTTCGCCAGAGACATTGCTGAGTCAGCCTGTTTGGGAAAAGCTATGCGATCGCCAGTTAAAAATTACAGGATTAATGCTGGATGAGGCACATTGTTTGGTGCAGTGGGGCGACTCATTTCGTCCGAGTTATCGGCGCTTGGGGGCAGTGCGCTCGGCACTAATACAGCAGAAGCCAGACAACCATCCGCGCATATCTCTGGCAGCATTTACCGCAACTGCTGATGTCGATGCGACTGCGGAATTAAAGTCTTGCTTGCAAATGGAAAATCCTCACCTTGTGAGAACTAGTCCCTATCGTTCCCATTTAAGTCTCAAGGTGGAAATTGCATGGACACCCGCAGGACGGAAATCGCGCACTTTAAAATTTATTCGCGATCGCAAGGGGCAGTCGGGCTTAATTTATGTCCGTAGTCGTGGCGATGCGGAGAAATTAGCAGCATGGTTGCAAGACAATTCCTTGGCAACTGCTGCCTATCATGCGGGCTTACCACCTCAAGAGCGTCGGCATATTGAGCAGCAATGGCTCAATAATCAATATCCTTTTGTGATTTGCACTTCAGCGTTTGGTCTCGGAATTAACAAGCCAGATACCCGATGGGTATTACATTTTCATCCGCCTTTGACGCTTTCGGAATATATCCAAGAAATTGGTCGAGCGGGACGTGATGATAAACCTGCGGAGGCATTAATGCTAGTGAGTGAGCCAACGGGATTACTCGATGATAGTGATCGCCAGAGAGTGAACTTTTTCCTACAGCAACAACAAAAATTGCAACAGCAGGCGCAATTGCTGCTGCCCCAACTGCCTCGGCGCGGTAATTTTGTAGAAGTTACTAAGCTACATCCTGATGCAGCGATCGCCTTAGGACTGTTACACCGTGCGGGTAATTTAGTTTGGTTGACACCCTTTGAATATGAAATTTACAACTTGCCCCAGCAGCAACAAAAAATAAAACAAGCGGTTGGGGTACAGAGTGCAGTCGCGCAAATGCAAGACTATATTCGGGTAAAGGGCGATCGTTGGGCTTTTTTGCTGAATAACTTTGGATTTGAGGAAGAAGCCAAGTTACTGCTAAAATCAAAAAATTAA